One segment of Carya illinoinensis cultivar Pawnee chromosome 1, C.illinoinensisPawnee_v1, whole genome shotgun sequence DNA contains the following:
- the LOC122318782 gene encoding ubiquitin-like-specific protease ESD4 codes for MGARTSNRKRDGECLGFNHTYASQNSLDFHISKRPRFSSIDKTPDRPIVSSNSTVARLSRYPEATPRLGREVHAPCRILKYGFSWTCLSRNSGRRTSGVYKKEPVDEMGNILSVKYDKAKNSALRTLRYLTKEKEVIEVSTDNEKGGVSEDSSIEEVEVVEGGLEGRSVASEHGEVFNGAVANVQELDAKVLDHELLPSSSSAASHLTNGNSRVNDAEKMLDSLKLNSGRDMSVSAFKKLLEFTERRTPKLRNLNFEIELHEERRSMFQQLRPAKKPVEDLPREPFLPLTEEEEAMVERAFNSTRRLVTHENSNIEITGEILQCLRPGAWLNDEVINVYLELLKERENREPQKFLRCHFFNTFFYKKLISGRNGYDYNSVRRWTSQRKLGYGLIECDKIFVPIHREIHWCLAVINRKDEKFQYLDSLRGMDTQVLKVLARYFVDEVKDKSGKDVNISSWKQEFVEDLPEQENGFDCGVFMIKYADFYSRDIGLCFSQEHMPNFRKRTAKEILRLRAD; via the exons ATGGGTGCCCGAACGAGCAACCGTAAGCGCGATGGCGAGTGCTTGGGCTTTAATCACACCTATGCATCTCAGAATTCTTTAGATTTTCACATTTCAAAGAGACCGAGATTCTCATCCATTGACAAGACCCCGGACCGACCAATTGTATCCTCGAACAGCACCGTTGCGAGACTTTCACGGTACCCAGAAGCAACCCCTCGGCTGGGTAGAGAAGTCCACGCCCCTTGCAGAATACTCAAGTACGGGTTTTCCTGGACTTGTTTGAGTCGGAACTCAGGGCGGAGGACTAGCGGGGTTTATAAAAAGGAGCCTGTTGATGAAATGGGCAATATTTTGAGTGTCAAGTACGATAAGGCAAAGAATAGCGCACTGCGAACGCTTCGGTACCTGACAAAGGAGAAGGAGGTGATCGAAGTAAGTACGGATAATGAGAAGGGTGGAGTGTCCGAAGATTCAAGCATTGAGGAAGTTGAGGTCGTGGAAGGTGGCTTAGAAGGGCGGTCCGTGGCGTCGGAACACGGGGAGGTTTTTAATGGGGCCGTGGCCAATGTGCAGGAATTGGATGCCAAGGTTTTGGATCATGAGCTCTTGCCATCATCGTCTTCGGCGGCTTCACACTTGACGAATGGGAATTCAAGAGTGAATGATGCCGAGAAAATGTTGGATTCTCTGAAGCTGAATTCTGGGCGGGATATGAGTGTCTCTGCATTTAAGAAGTTACTTGAGTTTACGGAAAGGCGTACTCCGAAATTGAGAAACTTGAATTTTGAGATTGAGTTACATGAGGAGCGTAGGTCTATGTTTCAACAGTTGCGTCCGGCTAAGAAACCCGTGGAG gATTTACCGCGGGAACCTTTCCTCCCTCTTacagaggaggaagaggctatGGTTGAACGTGCATTTAACTCCACTAG GCGGTTAGTCACTCATGAGAACTCAAATATTGAGATCACGGGAGAAATTCTGCAGTGCCTTAGACCAGGGGCATGGTTGAATGATGAG GTCATAAACGTGTACCTTGAGTTgctgaaagagagagaaaatagagagccGCAAAAGTTTTTAAGATGCCATTTCTTCAACACATTTTTCTACAAAAAG TTGATAAGTGGGAGGAATGGCTATGATTATAATTCTGTCAGAAGATGGACGAGCCAAAGGAAATTGGGATATGGCCTCATTGAGTGTGACAAA aTATTCGTCCCTATCCATAGAGAGATACATTGGTGCTTGGCAGTTATAAATAGGAAAGACGAGAAGTTTCAGTATCTTGATTCACTAAGAGGGATGGATACCCAAGTGCTGAAAGTACTG GCTAGATATTTTGTGGATGAAGTGAAGGATAAGAGTGGAAAAGATGTCAATATAAGTTCCTGGAAACAAGAATTTGTTGAAGACCTTCCTGAACAGGAGAATGG GTTTGATTGTGGCGTGTTTATGATCAAATATGCTGACTTTTatagcagagacattggcctcTGTTTCAGCCAG GAACACATGCCCAATTTTCGGAAGAGGACTGCAAAGGAGATTCTCAGATTAAGAGCTGACTAA